ATACCGTTGCTGCCTTCAAGGACGCAGAGAGATTTTGGTTCGATCTTCACAATTGCTTTGATGTCGTTGATGAAATCTTTGACATGTGTGAGAGGAATACTTAACGTTGTTTGAAGAAAAAACTCTCCGTTTATGCTTGGGTCCCACGGACAAGCCGTGATCAATCCATCCTGAATGCTGTCTAGACACGAACCGGACGACATCATACGGTCTTGGCTTCCTATAACCGGATAGCCTGTAAATATAAAGCCTGTTGATACACTAAATATGAATCTTTGCTACTGCCAAGTTAACAGTTGTGATTATAGTACTTTAGATTTAATCCAGAGGACCAGTCTACACTTTACTCTTATAAGTTCAATGTCAAGCTAAGAAGAAAATGGTTTTCAATTCAATTGGTGACGCGGAAAACAAGTAAACTAGAGTTTGATTCAATTTAACAAGAAGCTAGCCTAGGGTATTTCATTGGGTGTTGAGCGAGAGCCAAACAATTATTCAAGCGCGATGCAGTGCTTTCTAGAACTCGGATCACTCAGCTGGAACACCCCACTGTCGTGGTGGTGATCTCTTTGCTGGTCGATCCCATCATCTAACTGTCGTTGAGATGAGAANNNNNNNNNNNNNNNNNNNNNNNNNNNNNNNNNNNNNNNNNNNNNNNNNNNNNNNNNNNNNNNNNNNNNNNNNNNNNNNNNNNNNNNNNNNNNNNNNNNNNNNNNNNNNNNNNNNNNNNNNNNNNNNNNNNNNNNNNNNNNNNNNNNNNNNNNNNNNNNNNNNNNNNNNNNNNNNNNNNNNNNNNNNNNNNNNNNNNNNNNNNNNNNNNNNNNNATAGTATGAATGAAGAATAATCAAGAATAGCTTATCTATGTTTAGCTCATATTTCAACACCCTAGAACCCTAGGCGAGCTAGATCACTACTCGATCATGATGCAAGCAATCAAAGACATAGATTCTGAATGAAACTGCATAATAATAAGAGTAGTAAACAAAGGGTTCAGATGGTCTTCTCTATGCGAGAATGGATTCTTCTCCCTTACAAGTTGCAGATCGCAAAAGCTAATAGTTCTCTTGTAAAAAATAGCGTAATTCATAAAATATGATAGATGGTGTCTTTATATGGAGGCGCCAATAGGTAGGAAAGATATTAGGGCAACATGGCTTTAATTCCCGAAATAGGAGCTTCCTTATTTGTCGGGAACAACTTCGGGATCACTCCGTCTGCTTGTTCCGCTTGAGAATAGTCTCGGGACTGTTCGCCTTGAGTGTTCTTCGCAGGAATGCTCCAAAAGGACAGCTTCTCTTCAAGCACCCTCTCTTCATTCTTCTACCAACTCCAGACCTGAAAAAGATCAAAAAGGACTAAACTGACACGGATTAAGGACTCGAATCAATACGAAAACACCTATACAATGATGTGAAAAACACCATATATCAGTAAGGAATATGATTCTAAAACCAATGAAAAATAGATATACGAAATGAGTCAAAAATTAACCGCCTACTGATTTGGATAACATGATAGTTGACAGCCTCATTGATCAGCTAAATGACAAGTTTTGGGATGTAGTGCCACATACCAAATGCCAGAAGATAAAACTCATGTTAGCGCACCTATGTTCCCAATACAGTGGATGAGAACCCCTCCACAAAACGAGAAAAGGAGAAAGAAATTGCTCCAGAAATGATATGTATCAAATGTTACTAAACGTGTTCCTTTGTTAGTGTTTAAACTGTTTTGGTCTAAGAATAATGAATGTATAAGATCGTAGTGATATGCCCATAAACAACATCCCCATACAAGGGTTGCTTGAATCTGTTAACAACTTGACTGCAAAAGTAGAAACCATGAAGGTTACCGTAGCTGAAAAGGTTAGTAAGACATTGGAAGCTTCAATACACTATCAGATGGAAGCTAGATTGCGTTAAAGAACAAGATGGCCATATTAGAGGAAGAAACAAATGTTCTTAAATGGAAGGGTGATGAAATTTTTTTATCCAATGCCAGCAATTCCAAAGCACAAATTGAAGATGACGCTTGTAGCAACGCAACAGTATGTTTACATTGTCAACTAATGTCTTTTATTTACAAAATACTTACTGTTATTTTATACTTGACAGTCATGGATGATTCAGATGAATAAAAGTTCAGTTGATAGTTTACAAAGATGAAGTGTCATTGCAAAAGTGAAGATAGAGAAACCATTTGTTATCCCACAGCTAAATGACCAATCCATTTTCACAAAGGGTTGGGAGAATCATCTAAAGTGATAGAATAGTGCAAAGTGTAGACATGCGTTTACAAGTTTGGAGGAGCCTACATGCAGACGCAAACCCCAATTGACAAAGACTCAAATTTGGACCGATGTAGGGCATTCAACAAAACACACCAAACAGAAACAAATAGCAAGGAAATAAATAGTTTTGATGGATAAAACAAGGGAATTGGAATCGTCCGTTCAGACTCAGTCTGAATCACCACTGCTGGAGTGGCCGGCTGTTCTCCTGTTCCTCGGAAGTCTCTCTTCTCCAGTTGAAGTGCCCGCTGGTTCTTTGCCTGGGCGCCTTGTTCCCTGCGTCGTCTGTCCATCCTGACTTCCGATGCAGCCTCCAGTGAGTGCTCTGAGGATCCTCTTCATGAGGCTGTTGTTTTTCTTCTGAGAGTCCACCATCCAACGTCGGTAGGCGTGATCATCAGTAACATCCGTGAGGTCCTCCAGGTCATAAGCACCCTCAGCAGGTGGAGCCATATCCTCCACATCATCCCTGGTCGCATTCGGTTCTGGAACTGGCTTACATGGGTCGTCGCACAAGTGTTCTGCGTCTAGCAGGAACACTATGTTTTCCAAGGTTGTGAAGTCTGTTAACCCAGGAAGAGGGAGCTTGCAGTAGAGAGAGTTCCCGTCCTTGTCTGCGAACTTGTATGTGCTCTCGTCGCGCAGGATGTGGCATGTGATCAAGTAAGCGGTGTCGATGTGCTCAAGCTCAGGAACAACCGTGTAGGAATCCAGGTTGATGTTGAAGTGTTTAAACAAGGGTGTGAGAACACTGCTGCAGCGGTGTTTCTTGTCTTCTGTTCGGAGCAAGGAATCCTTGCGCTCAGTGAGCATCGAGATGAGAAGGAATCCAGGGTTAGTCTTCACAGCCTGAATCGGTATGACTCTGTCTCTACGGATTTCATCCTCGAGCCCTGTGTATAGAACCTGCAGCTCGCCGTTTGTGACCTTGGAGGTGAGTTCCTTTGCGAAGAGGATGTTCGAGACGATCTTGGCAATGATACGCAGAGTGGGGTTTCGGATTTGTGATTGATAAGCCTTGCGAGATGTGAACTTCCCTGTCGCAATGAGATCCCAAAAGGCNNNNNNNNNNNNNNNNNNNNNNNNNNNNNNNNNNNNNNNNNNNNNNNNNNNNNNNNNNNNNNNNNNNNNNNNNNNNNNNNNNNNNNNNNNNNNNNNNNNNNNNNNNNNNNNNNNNNNNNNNNNNNNNNNNNNNNNNNNNNNNNNNNNNNNNNNNNNNNNNNNNNNNNNNNNNNNNNNNNNNNNNNNNNNNNNNNNNNNNNNNNNNNNNNNNNNNNNNNNNNNNNNNNNNNNNNNNNNNNNNNNNNNNNNNNNNNNNNNNNNNNNNNNNNNNNNNNNNNNNNNNNNNNNNNNNNNNNNNNNNNNNNNNNNNNNNNNNNNNNNNNNNNNNNNNNNNNNNNNNNNNNNNNNNNNNNNNNNNNNNNNNNNNNNNNNNNNNNNNNNNNNNNNNNNNNNNNNNNNNNNNNNNNNNNNNNNNNNNNNNNNNNNNNNNNNNNNNNNNNNNNNNNNNNNNNNNNNNNNNNNNNNNNNNNNNNNNNNNNNNNNNNNNNNNNNNNNNNNNNNNNNNNNNNNNNNNNNNNNNNNNNNNNNNNNNNNNNNNNNNNNNNNNNNNNNNNNNNNNNNNNNNNNNNNNNNNNNNNNNNNNNNNNNNNNNNNNNNNNNNNNNNNNNNNNNNNNNNNNNNNNNNNNNNNNNNN
This genomic interval from Brassica oleracea var. oleracea cultivar TO1000 chromosome C2, BOL, whole genome shotgun sequence contains the following:
- the LOC106323392 gene encoding uncharacterized protein LOC106323392 yields the protein MKLPFYTHLPLRLSWPLGMSSGHLPSFLTICVCSQALEDTLGKFTSRKAYQSQIRNPTLRIIAKIVSNILFAKELTSKVTNGELQVLYTGLEDEIRRDRVIPIQAVKTNPGFLLISMLTERKDSLLRTEDKKHRCSSVLTPLFKHFNINLDSYTVVPELEHIDTAYLITCHILRDESTYKFADKDGNSLYCKLPLPGLTDFTTLENIVFLLDAEHLCDDPCKPVPEPNATRDDVEDMAPPAEGAYDLEDLTDVTDDHAYRRWMVDSQKKNNSLMKRILRALTGGCIGSQDGQTTQGTRRPGKEPAGTSTGEERLPRNRRTAGHSSSGFIFTGYPVIGSQDRMMSSGSCLDSIQDGLITACPWDPSINGEFFLQTTLSIPLTHVKDFINDIKAIVKIEPKSLCVLEGSNGILMRYVTSSPAFLGKEKKALDFDLTYYRSKDDPLTPRLYEDYVEEIEQIAILKYEALPHWGKNRNIAFDGVIRKYKNANAFLKVKERLDPLGLFSTEWTDQILGLKGNVTIVKQGCALEGLGICSEDSHCAPNKGYMCQPGKVYREARVCTRVSA